A portion of the Neorhodopirellula lusitana genome contains these proteins:
- a CDS encoding sugar kinase has translation MIELRKDAKYSLVIPTSMGVRLTPADHQPFHCSDTFKMQGTSAESNVGSIASFLGLPVKILTAFVKDSPVARFIKDDLARRHMDYEGPEFTQDTPWGVRHQINMADSGWGSRGPRVQNDRAGEVGRKLNVKDFDLDRIFGDEGAKIVHMSGLIAALSEETSEFCLEIARVAKKNGARISFDLNHRASFWKGREELLSAQFKEIASLSDILIGNEEDFQLCLDIEGPEAGGQGIAAKIEGFKGMINRVKQEYPATTLFATTLREVESANSHMWGAIVSHGESFSVIEPRQIGVFDRIGGGDGFVGGLLYGVLKGWDADKSSQFGWATGALTATLNTDYGQPADEDQVWSIWKGNARVQR, from the coding sequence ATGATCGAGCTACGAAAAGACGCTAAATACTCCCTCGTCATTCCCACCAGCATGGGAGTTCGGCTGACGCCAGCGGACCACCAGCCGTTCCATTGCAGCGACACCTTTAAGATGCAGGGCACCAGTGCCGAATCCAACGTCGGCAGCATCGCATCGTTCCTCGGATTGCCCGTCAAAATCTTGACCGCATTCGTGAAAGACAGCCCCGTTGCTCGTTTCATCAAAGACGATCTGGCTCGTCGCCACATGGACTACGAAGGCCCTGAATTCACACAAGACACACCCTGGGGCGTGCGTCACCAAATCAACATGGCCGACAGCGGCTGGGGATCACGCGGACCTCGCGTCCAAAATGATCGGGCTGGCGAAGTCGGCCGAAAGCTGAACGTCAAGGACTTCGATCTGGATCGCATCTTCGGCGATGAAGGTGCCAAGATCGTTCACATGTCTGGCCTGATCGCAGCTCTGTCGGAAGAAACCAGCGAGTTCTGCCTGGAAATTGCTCGCGTGGCCAAGAAGAACGGTGCCCGCATCTCGTTCGACCTCAACCACCGTGCGTCGTTCTGGAAGGGTCGCGAAGAACTGCTGTCCGCCCAGTTCAAAGAAATCGCCAGCCTGTCCGATATCCTGATCGGCAACGAAGAAGACTTCCAACTCTGCTTGGACATCGAAGGCCCCGAGGCCGGTGGTCAAGGCATTGCCGCCAAGATCGAAGGCTTCAAAGGCATGATCAACCGCGTCAAACAGGAATACCCCGCAACGACATTGTTCGCCACCACGCTTCGTGAAGTTGAAAGTGCCAACTCGCACATGTGGGGCGCAATCGTGTCGCACGGCGAAAGTTTCAGTGTGATTGAGCCTCGCCAAATCGGCGTCTTCGACCGCATTGGTGGCGGTGACGGTTTCGTTGGCGGCCTGCTTTACGGCGTGCTCAAAGGCTGGGACGCCGACAAGAGTTCACAATTCGGTTGGGCAACCGGTGCCCTAACCGCGACCCTGAACACCGATTACGGCCAACCCGCCGACGAAGACCAAGTTTGGAGCATCTGGAAAGGCAACGCTCGCGTCCAACGCTAG
- the recJ gene encoding single-stranded-DNA-specific exonuclease RecJ — translation MKRQWRITPHDGPMVEQLIRTSGLSPVVAQLLVSRGVYSSEDATAFLDTKLTNLRDPQELPGVPKATQILLDAIEQSTPVVIYGDYDADGMTGSAILVNGLRLLGADVSYHVPNRLEEGYGLNEDAIRKLAQRGKKLIVSVDCGITSVECAQVCRELGVTLVITDHHQMNETLPDAAAIVHPRLPGSNYPFGELCGAGVAFKLAWSLCQAKAGQKKVTPPMKRFLMQSLALAAIGTIADVVPLVDENRVLVNHGLRTMQREPLPGLFELMKLTKLDQASELTTESIAFSLAPRLNAAGRLGQAQLAIELMTIEAGERACMLAEYIDGLNGTRDTLQRSVQLAAQKQAKEEFDIDEDAALVLNGVGWHAGVIGVVAGRLAEKYAKPVIIISMDNAGKADAVGSGRVGGTGINLHAALQECENRMVRFGGHPAAAGLTIREADIEAFRGDFCEAVSRQWAEQEIVPSIQIDAEAPLGQLNLHIMKEIETMAPFGAGNPRPVLLGRGVELAEPAKKMGGGERHLSVRFKQGDRVIRGVAFGAADWCEPLNECNGPIEIAYRPVINEFRGYKSVEVHLVDWRVQEPAI, via the coding sequence ATGAAGCGGCAATGGCGGATCACGCCTCACGATGGCCCGATGGTCGAACAATTGATTCGAACCTCCGGCCTGTCGCCCGTCGTTGCTCAACTTCTAGTCAGTCGCGGCGTGTATTCGTCCGAGGACGCTACAGCGTTTTTAGACACGAAGCTGACCAACCTGCGCGATCCGCAGGAACTTCCGGGTGTCCCTAAGGCAACTCAAATTCTGCTCGATGCGATCGAGCAATCCACGCCCGTTGTCATCTACGGCGATTACGACGCTGATGGCATGACCGGCTCGGCGATCTTAGTGAACGGCCTTCGTTTGCTAGGTGCGGATGTCAGCTACCATGTCCCCAACCGTCTCGAAGAGGGCTACGGCCTGAACGAGGACGCGATCCGCAAGCTTGCCCAACGCGGCAAAAAGCTGATCGTCTCGGTCGACTGTGGCATTACCAGTGTCGAGTGCGCCCAAGTTTGCCGTGAACTTGGCGTGACCCTGGTCATCACCGACCACCACCAAATGAACGAAACGTTGCCCGATGCGGCGGCGATCGTGCACCCCCGACTGCCCGGATCGAACTATCCGTTTGGTGAGCTTTGTGGTGCCGGTGTCGCATTCAAACTGGCATGGTCGCTCTGCCAAGCCAAAGCCGGCCAGAAAAAAGTCACGCCGCCCATGAAGCGGTTCCTGATGCAATCACTGGCCCTGGCGGCCATCGGGACCATCGCTGACGTCGTGCCACTAGTCGATGAAAATCGCGTGCTGGTCAACCACGGATTGCGGACGATGCAGCGTGAACCGTTGCCTGGCCTGTTCGAACTGATGAAGCTGACCAAGCTGGATCAAGCATCGGAACTGACCACCGAAAGCATCGCATTCTCGCTAGCCCCACGCCTGAACGCTGCCGGCCGACTCGGCCAGGCTCAACTGGCAATCGAGCTGATGACCATCGAAGCGGGCGAACGAGCTTGCATGCTGGCCGAGTACATCGACGGCCTGAACGGCACTCGCGACACTCTGCAGCGAAGCGTGCAACTGGCGGCACAAAAACAGGCCAAGGAAGAATTCGATATCGACGAAGACGCTGCGTTGGTTCTCAACGGTGTCGGCTGGCACGCGGGCGTGATTGGCGTGGTCGCTGGTCGCCTGGCTGAAAAGTACGCCAAGCCCGTCATCATCATCTCGATGGACAACGCCGGTAAAGCGGACGCGGTCGGCTCCGGCCGAGTGGGCGGAACGGGCATCAATCTGCATGCCGCGTTACAGGAATGCGAAAACCGAATGGTTCGCTTCGGTGGCCACCCAGCGGCAGCCGGGCTCACGATTCGCGAAGCGGACATCGAAGCCTTCCGTGGCGACTTCTGTGAGGCTGTCTCGCGACAATGGGCCGAACAAGAAATCGTGCCTTCGATCCAGATTGATGCCGAAGCCCCGCTGGGCCAATTGAATCTGCATATCATGAAGGAAATCGAAACGATGGCCCCCTTTGGCGCGGGCAATCCCCGGCCAGTGCTACTGGGCCGCGGCGTCGAACTGGCGGAACCGGCCAAGAAGATGGGCGGCGGCGAGCGACACCTCTCAGTCCGTTTCAAACAGGGCGACCGCGTCATCCGCGGCGTCGCGTTCGGTGCCGCTGACTGGTGCGAGCCCCTGAACGAATGCAACGGCCCGATCGAAATCGCCTACCGCCCGGTCATCAACGAATTCCGCGGCTACAAAAGCGTCGAAGTCCACTTAGTCGACTGGCGAGTGCAAGAGCCCGCGATTTAG
- the rpmG gene encoding 50S ribosomal protein L33 encodes MAKSKKKAETIFLVCEETGHYNYTLRRKPGGEKLRLKKYNPHVRKHTWHLEKKK; translated from the coding sequence ATGGCTAAAAGCAAGAAAAAAGCAGAGACCATTTTCCTGGTCTGTGAAGAAACCGGTCACTACAACTACACCCTGCGTCGCAAGCCAGGTGGTGAGAAGTTGCGGTTGAAGAAGTACAATCCGCACGTGCGCAAGCACACTTGGCACCTCGAAAAGAAAAAGTAG
- a CDS encoding (2Fe-2S)-binding protein gives MNDEDDLCLCFHVSRRKVVQYIRVEKPRRLSQLSNCYGAGTGCGWCRPFLQRLMEAEHPDSETLPTPQEYAEQRRSYREK, from the coding sequence ATGAACGACGAAGATGACCTCTGCCTGTGTTTTCACGTCAGTCGTCGCAAAGTCGTTCAGTACATCCGTGTCGAAAAGCCACGAAGACTTAGCCAGCTTTCTAACTGCTACGGAGCGGGCACCGGTTGTGGCTGGTGCCGCCCTTTCTTGCAGCGGCTGATGGAAGCCGAACACCCAGACTCCGAAACCCTGCCCACGCCGCAGGAATACGCCGAACAACGACGCAGCTATCGCGAGAAATAG
- a CDS encoding ABC transporter substrate-binding protein codes for MNCFASFTKTAILILLIAISGCQPPKDSTQPKNKSAQQEGDGQLHFAVIPKGETAIFWQSVKHGADRAGEEVGARITFKGPAKESDRNEQINVVQGFLNAQVDGICLAPLDADALIRPVEEAGRAGVPVVIFDSGLNADKEATVAYVATDNFRGGQIAAEAMAKSLGDSGGKVICLRYNKGSDSTHQREEGFLDGLKQFDNIQVISSDQYSGTTTESAIDKAQTLLNRYGDDVDGIFAACEPNAEGVLRAIRDRGLQGKVKLVAFDSSDSLRNALADGEVAAIVLQDPVQIGYLAVKTLADHLKGKPVETFIDTGVYVATQDNMDDETISRLLNPPKS; via the coding sequence ATGAATTGTTTTGCTAGCTTCACCAAGACCGCGATCTTGATTTTGTTGATTGCAATCTCAGGGTGCCAGCCTCCCAAGGACTCAACTCAACCGAAAAACAAATCCGCACAACAAGAAGGCGACGGACAACTGCACTTTGCCGTCATCCCCAAAGGCGAGACTGCCATCTTTTGGCAATCGGTGAAACACGGCGCGGACCGAGCTGGTGAAGAAGTCGGCGCGAGAATCACTTTCAAAGGTCCCGCTAAGGAAAGTGACCGCAACGAACAAATCAACGTTGTCCAAGGTTTCCTCAATGCTCAGGTCGACGGCATCTGTTTGGCACCACTGGATGCCGACGCGCTGATTCGTCCGGTCGAAGAGGCCGGTCGCGCCGGCGTGCCAGTCGTCATCTTCGACAGCGGGCTGAACGCCGACAAAGAAGCCACCGTCGCGTACGTTGCCACCGACAACTTCCGAGGCGGCCAAATCGCAGCCGAAGCGATGGCCAAGAGCCTCGGCGATTCCGGCGGCAAGGTCATCTGCCTGCGATACAACAAGGGCAGCGACAGCACGCACCAACGCGAGGAAGGATTTCTGGACGGGCTGAAGCAATTCGACAACATCCAGGTCATCAGTAGCGACCAGTACTCAGGGACAACGACGGAATCCGCAATCGACAAAGCGCAAACGCTGCTGAATCGCTACGGCGATGACGTCGACGGTATCTTCGCCGCATGCGAACCCAACGCAGAGGGCGTGCTGCGGGCGATCCGCGACCGAGGTCTGCAGGGGAAAGTCAAATTGGTCGCGTTCGACAGCAGCGATTCCCTCCGAAATGCTCTCGCCGACGGCGAGGTTGCCGCCATCGTGCTCCAAGATCCTGTCCAAATTGGTTATCTCGCCGTCAAAACGCTAGCGGATCATTTAAAAGGGAAACCGGTCGAAACCTTCATAGACACGGGTGTTTACGTCGCCACGCAGGACAATATGGACGACGAAACGATCTCTCGACTACTCAATCCACCCAAGTCGTAA
- a CDS encoding flagellin, whose product MTRINTNVSSLVAQNRLQSSNSDLQQALTRLSTGLRINSGSDDPAGLIASEALRSEITSLGKAVSNTNRASQIISTADSALGQVSNLLNDVRGLVVEAANTGALSTDEIAANQLQVDSSLEAINRIAQTTTFQGRKLLDGGLDFLTSAGTNFGNITNLQVDQANLGALGSLDVAVTVTAAATQASITIPDIPEAVTPVLSTGSISLENTVTAASAAGSIEFTQDNPQTEAVSSTITLANAGDFTIAAKTGGAFEGAAGEALDIIVQTTAAAGGTASTIDSSTPGEITITLEEGQTLAQITTFLSTDSDFDFQSVAATAVDATDVLATGSEALAGGADASTSTATIAVTAAADGEEFNGQIIINESAGATFGAATDVDGNIVLTIDSDTDATLADITSAIDGLPDFGAVLTNTDTPPVGDYDGGTSTAPTTTDLTGGATAGTFTAEITLSATETGDEANGNTVTFETTSDVGPPTATVDVDGNIVVTVQENIDVDVADIISAISDEGTYNAELAAGSTLTTFNSATGTDTEVAFADGVDGSGGLAEDVVFELLGATGSEVFNVSAGTSIDDLVKQINLVQDATGVIASKDGESLVLTSSEYGSDAVVDLRVIQEETGGTFDTSPIGSGLRVTGTDIQAKVNGVDADGRGNTLSINTSTLDISITVDDGSSESVGFSITGGGALFQLGSDVVSNQQARIGIGSVSAARLGGSAGRLFQLGSGESASLSTDPNLAARIVTEAIDQVTGIRGRLGAFQATTLESNLVSLNDTLANLQEAESSIRDADFAQESANLTRAQILVQSGTNVLSLANQNPQNVLSLLG is encoded by the coding sequence ATGACCCGTATCAATACTAACGTTTCTTCGCTGGTCGCTCAAAACCGTCTTCAATCGAGCAACTCGGACTTGCAACAGGCTTTGACCCGATTGAGCACGGGTCTGCGGATCAACAGCGGCAGCGACGACCCAGCGGGTTTGATCGCCAGTGAGGCCCTACGAAGCGAAATCACCAGTCTTGGCAAGGCTGTCTCCAACACCAATCGAGCAAGCCAAATCATCAGCACCGCTGACAGTGCTCTTGGACAGGTCAGCAACCTGCTAAACGATGTTCGTGGCTTGGTCGTCGAAGCGGCTAATACGGGTGCACTCAGCACCGACGAAATCGCTGCTAACCAGTTGCAAGTCGATAGCTCACTGGAAGCCATCAACCGGATCGCTCAAACGACGACGTTCCAAGGGCGTAAGTTGCTCGATGGTGGACTGGACTTCTTGACCAGTGCCGGCACCAACTTTGGCAACATCACCAACCTACAAGTGGATCAGGCCAACCTGGGTGCACTCGGATCGTTGGACGTCGCCGTGACCGTCACCGCAGCTGCGACCCAAGCCTCGATCACGATTCCAGACATCCCTGAAGCGGTCACACCGGTTCTGTCCACCGGATCAATCTCGCTTGAGAACACCGTGACGGCAGCGTCAGCGGCAGGCTCGATTGAATTCACGCAGGACAACCCACAAACCGAAGCGGTCTCCAGCACCATCACGCTTGCCAACGCTGGCGACTTCACCATCGCAGCCAAAACGGGCGGAGCTTTCGAAGGTGCCGCCGGTGAAGCGTTAGACATCATCGTGCAAACCACCGCAGCAGCTGGGGGCACAGCGTCAACGATTGACTCCAGCACGCCGGGCGAAATCACGATCACACTGGAAGAAGGACAGACACTCGCCCAAATCACAACCTTCCTTTCAACCGACTCTGATTTCGATTTCCAAAGCGTCGCAGCGACTGCAGTTGACGCAACAGACGTCCTCGCTACTGGATCGGAAGCTCTCGCCGGTGGTGCCGACGCGTCCACCAGCACCGCCACCATCGCTGTGACTGCGGCTGCCGACGGTGAAGAATTCAACGGCCAAATCATCATCAATGAGTCAGCCGGTGCGACCTTTGGTGCTGCCACCGACGTCGACGGGAACATCGTCCTGACGATCGACAGTGATACCGACGCAACGCTTGCGGACATCACTTCAGCAATCGACGGACTTCCCGACTTTGGTGCCGTCCTGACCAACACAGACACACCTCCAGTTGGGGATTACGACGGTGGCACCTCGACTGCCCCGACAACCACCGACCTAACTGGTGGTGCCACCGCTGGTACGTTCACCGCTGAAATCACTCTGTCAGCCACAGAAACCGGCGATGAAGCCAACGGCAACACCGTCACATTCGAAACCACGTCTGATGTGGGGCCTCCAACGGCTACCGTGGACGTGGACGGGAACATCGTCGTCACCGTTCAAGAGAACATCGACGTTGACGTTGCTGACATCATCAGTGCGATCAGCGATGAAGGAACCTACAACGCGGAACTCGCCGCTGGCTCCACCCTCACGACATTCAATAGTGCCACGGGCACCGACACCGAAGTCGCATTCGCCGATGGTGTCGATGGGTCGGGCGGTCTAGCCGAAGACGTCGTCTTCGAATTATTGGGAGCCACCGGCTCGGAAGTCTTCAACGTCAGTGCTGGAACGAGCATCGACGACCTGGTCAAGCAAATCAACTTGGTTCAAGATGCGACCGGCGTGATAGCTTCCAAAGATGGTGAGTCGCTGGTTCTGACATCAAGCGAATATGGATCCGACGCCGTCGTCGACCTTCGTGTGATTCAAGAAGAAACAGGCGGAACATTTGACACATCACCGATCGGATCCGGCTTACGAGTCACCGGCACCGACATTCAGGCCAAGGTGAACGGCGTCGACGCCGACGGACGTGGGAACACACTCTCGATCAACACATCGACCTTGGACATTTCCATCACGGTCGATGACGGATCCAGCGAGAGCGTTGGGTTCTCCATCACCGGTGGTGGTGCATTGTTCCAACTCGGTTCTGACGTTGTCAGTAACCAACAAGCTCGAATCGGAATCGGCAGTGTCAGTGCGGCACGTCTAGGCGGTTCAGCCGGTCGGCTGTTCCAACTGGGAAGTGGTGAGTCCGCTTCCTTATCGACGGACCCCAATTTGGCCGCTCGAATTGTCACCGAAGCGATTGACCAAGTGACCGGAATTCGCGGTCGACTCGGTGCGTTCCAAGCAACCACATTGGAAAGCAACTTGGTCAGTCTTAATGACACGCTGGCCAACTTGCAAGAGGCTGAGAGCTCGATCCGGGACGCTGACTTCGCTCAAGAATCAGCCAACCTGACCCGAGCACAGATCCTAGTTCAATCGGGTACCAACGTGCTCTCGCTAGCCAACCAAAACCCACAAAACGTACTATCGCTGTTGGGATAA
- a CDS encoding SDR family oxidoreductase, whose product MNTLFDLKNDVAVVIGGTGELGGHMAEALGSGGAKVAVVGRNAERGNNRAKAITDAGGEAKFFAADGLSSESLGSARDAITAWAGTPTILVNAAGGNHPDATIPPGADICKLPREAWNTVFDLNLVGGALLPCQVFAPAMIEAGVGSIINIASMSGIIPLSRVVAYSAAKAAVINLTMWLSREWATTGVRVNAISPGFFPAEQNRKLLFNEDGTYTERGGQIIGHTPMARFGKPEELAGATIWLASRQASSFVTGQNIAIDGGFASVTI is encoded by the coding sequence ATGAATACTCTATTTGATCTAAAAAATGACGTCGCCGTAGTCATCGGCGGGACTGGCGAACTCGGCGGCCACATGGCCGAGGCACTCGGGAGCGGAGGCGCCAAAGTCGCGGTCGTCGGCCGCAACGCCGAACGCGGTAACAACCGAGCCAAAGCGATCACGGACGCTGGTGGCGAAGCGAAGTTTTTCGCTGCCGATGGCCTCTCGAGCGAATCACTCGGATCCGCTCGCGACGCCATCACCGCCTGGGCTGGCACACCGACCATTTTGGTCAACGCCGCTGGCGGTAACCACCCCGATGCGACGATCCCACCGGGGGCCGACATCTGCAAGCTACCCCGTGAAGCCTGGAACACGGTCTTCGATCTGAACTTAGTCGGCGGTGCTTTGCTGCCTTGCCAAGTATTTGCCCCCGCGATGATCGAAGCCGGAGTCGGCAGCATCATCAATATCGCCTCGATGTCAGGCATCATCCCACTGTCGCGTGTTGTCGCCTATTCGGCCGCCAAGGCAGCCGTCATCAACCTCACCATGTGGCTCTCCCGCGAGTGGGCAACCACCGGTGTTCGCGTCAACGCGATCAGCCCGGGCTTCTTCCCCGCGGAACAAAACCGCAAATTGTTGTTCAACGAAGACGGCACCTACACCGAGCGTGGCGGCCAAATCATCGGCCACACCCCCATGGCTCGCTTCGGTAAGCCCGAAGAACTTGCCGGAGCCACAATCTGGTTAGCCAGTCGCCAAGCTTCGTCATTCGTGACCGGACAAAACATCGCGATCGACGGCGGCTTTGCCTCCGTCACGATCTAG
- a CDS encoding LptF/LptG family permease, whose translation MIPTRLTRTILLEILKIFVVSLVVLTTIILLIAVARELIRKGLGPMAVLQLLPFAIPISLQHAVPATALFSVCCVYGRMAADGEVSTVKSSGISPLRLLQPAIIFAALLSPVAVYCSDTAVSWGKPGVKRVVLLSVEDIAYKVLEAQHSFTSDHGFSIHVRDVIDRRMISPTVIVRGKSDDAFEVTASEGQLLMDEERQALVLKLVDSKVVRGEGLQGIVPGESTFEIPLGNALDDEDIANVRPSELPLRLISRERSRQSERTHAAIGQLAAFTGFALLKSRPEEIGGTQASGIHSSLVASERRLTRLQTEPWRRWAEGFTCFFFVIVGAPLAILAKTSDYWTTFGMCFLPIILIYYPLYLFGLDEAKNGDLPPYGVWAGNVVLAGIGSILMVRVRRY comes from the coding sequence GTGATTCCAACTCGCCTGACACGAACGATTCTACTGGAGATCTTGAAGATCTTCGTTGTCTCGTTGGTTGTGTTGACCACGATCATCCTTTTGATCGCGGTTGCTCGTGAGTTAATCCGTAAGGGGTTGGGACCGATGGCGGTCTTGCAGCTTTTGCCCTTTGCGATCCCGATTTCGCTTCAGCATGCGGTCCCCGCAACTGCATTGTTTTCAGTTTGTTGTGTGTATGGCCGGATGGCGGCGGACGGTGAAGTGAGTACGGTGAAGTCATCGGGAATCTCACCGCTACGTTTGCTGCAGCCGGCGATCATCTTTGCGGCCTTGTTGAGCCCCGTTGCTGTTTATTGCAGCGATACGGCGGTGTCGTGGGGGAAACCCGGTGTCAAGCGAGTCGTTCTACTGTCGGTGGAAGACATTGCTTACAAGGTGCTGGAAGCTCAGCATTCCTTTACATCCGACCATGGTTTTTCGATTCACGTTCGCGACGTCATTGATCGACGGATGATCTCGCCCACGGTCATTGTTCGCGGCAAAAGCGATGACGCGTTTGAAGTGACCGCGAGTGAGGGACAACTCTTGATGGACGAAGAGCGGCAGGCCCTCGTGTTGAAGTTGGTCGACAGCAAGGTTGTCCGTGGGGAAGGCTTGCAGGGCATTGTTCCCGGCGAGTCCACTTTTGAAATTCCGCTGGGGAACGCACTGGACGATGAAGACATTGCCAATGTGCGACCGAGTGAATTGCCCCTGCGACTGATCAGTCGAGAGAGATCCCGTCAAAGCGAACGGACGCATGCTGCGATTGGGCAGTTGGCCGCGTTCACGGGGTTCGCGTTGTTGAAGTCACGCCCGGAAGAGATTGGCGGAACGCAGGCGAGCGGTATTCACAGTTCGCTTGTCGCCAGCGAGCGGCGTTTGACCCGCCTGCAGACTGAGCCCTGGCGTCGCTGGGCGGAAGGGTTTACTTGTTTCTTCTTTGTGATCGTCGGAGCACCTTTGGCGATCCTTGCGAAAACCAGCGATTACTGGACAACGTTCGGCATGTGTTTCTTGCCGATCATTTTGATCTACTACCCGCTTTACCTGTTTGGACTCGACGAGGCGAAGAACGGTGACTTGCCGCCGTACGGGGTGTGGGCGGGGAACGTTGTTTTGGCGGGAATCGGCTCAATCTTGATGGTACGTGTCCGTCGCTATTGA